The following proteins come from a genomic window of Pseudomonas sp. Z8(2022):
- the hemE gene encoding uroporphyrinogen decarboxylase produces MTALKNDRFLRALLKQPVDVTPIWMMRQAGRYLPEYRATRAKAGDFVSLMKNPELACEVTIQPLDRYPQLDAAILFSDILTIPDAMGQGLYFETGEGPRFRKVVSSLADVEALPVTDAEKDLGYVMDAVRTIRRELGGRVPLIGFSGSPWTLATYMVEGGSSKDFRKTKAMLYDNPQALHALLDKLAQSVTAYLNGQILAGAQAVQIFDSWGGALSAAAYQEFSLAYMKKIVDGLIREHEGRRVPVILFTKGGGLWLESMADSGAEALGLDWTCDIGSARARVGAKVALQGNMDPAVLYAKPAAIRAEVARVLAAYGAGSGHVFNLGHGITPEVDPAHAGAFFEAVHELSAQYHQ; encoded by the coding sequence ATGACCGCCCTGAAGAACGACCGTTTCCTTCGTGCCCTGCTCAAGCAACCCGTAGATGTCACGCCGATCTGGATGATGCGCCAGGCCGGCCGCTATCTGCCGGAATACCGCGCGACTCGGGCCAAGGCCGGCGACTTCGTGAGCCTGATGAAGAACCCGGAGCTGGCTTGCGAGGTCACCATCCAGCCGCTGGACCGCTACCCGCAACTGGATGCGGCGATTCTGTTCTCCGACATCCTCACCATCCCCGATGCCATGGGCCAGGGCCTGTACTTCGAGACCGGCGAAGGCCCGCGCTTCAGGAAAGTGGTCAGCAGCCTGGCTGATGTCGAGGCGCTGCCGGTGACGGATGCCGAGAAGGACCTGGGCTATGTGATGGACGCCGTGCGTACCATCCGCCGCGAGCTGGGTGGCCGTGTGCCGCTGATCGGCTTCTCCGGCAGCCCCTGGACGCTGGCCACCTACATGGTCGAAGGCGGCTCGTCGAAGGACTTCCGCAAGACCAAGGCGATGCTCTACGACAATCCGCAAGCCTTGCACGCGCTGTTGGACAAGCTGGCGCAGTCGGTCACTGCCTACCTCAACGGGCAGATCCTGGCCGGTGCGCAGGCAGTGCAGATCTTCGATTCCTGGGGCGGCGCGCTGTCGGCGGCGGCTTACCAGGAATTCTCCCTGGCCTACATGAAGAAGATCGTCGATGGCCTGATCCGCGAGCATGAAGGTCGTCGTGTGCCGGTGATCCTGTTCACCAAGGGCGGCGGTCTGTGGCTCGAATCCATGGCTGACAGCGGCGCTGAAGCGCTGGGTCTGGACTGGACCTGCGACATCGGTAGCGCCCGCGCCCGTGTCGGTGCCAAGGTTGCCCTGCAGGGCAACATGGACCCGGCGGTGCTCTATGCCAAGCCTGCGGCGATTCGCGCCGAGGTGGCGCGCGTCCTCGCGGCCTATGGCGCCGGCAGCGGCCACGTGTTCAACCTCGGCCATGGCATCACCCCGGAAGTCGATCCGGCTCACGCTGGAGCCTTCTTCGAGGCCGTCCACGAGTTGTCGGCGCAGTACCACCAGTGA
- a CDS encoding FAD-dependent oxidoreductase — MTERLNNDFQFIEVGRKDPKKKLLRQRKKEFVEIYDNFKPAQAADQAHRCLGCGNPYCEWKCPVHNFIPNWLKLVSEGNILAAAELSHQTNTLPEVCGRVCPQDRLCEGACTLNDGFGAVTIGSVEKYITDTAFAMGWRPDMSKVKPTGKRVAVIGAGPAGLGCADVLVRNGVTPVVFDKNPEIGGLLTFGIPEFKLEKTVLSRRREVFTGMGIEFRLNTEIGKDVTMQQLLDEYDAVFMGMGTYTYMKGGFPGEDLPGVYDALDFLIANVNRNLGFEKSPEDFIDMKGKRVVVLGGGDTAMDCNRTSIRQGAKAVTCAYRRDEENMPGSRKEVKNAKEEGVKFLFNRQPIAIVGEGKVEGIKVVETRLGEPDARGRRSPEPIPGSEEVIPAEAVLIAFGFRPSPAPWFEQFDIQTDSQGRVVAPEKNTFKHQTSNPKIFAGGDMVRGSDLVVTAIFEGRNAAEGILDYLGV, encoded by the coding sequence ATGACTGAACGTCTGAACAACGACTTCCAGTTCATCGAAGTCGGGCGCAAAGACCCGAAGAAGAAACTGCTGCGTCAGCGCAAGAAGGAATTCGTCGAGATCTACGACAACTTCAAGCCGGCGCAAGCTGCAGACCAGGCGCATCGCTGCCTGGGCTGCGGCAACCCGTATTGCGAGTGGAAGTGCCCGGTACACAACTTCATTCCGAACTGGCTGAAGCTGGTCTCGGAAGGCAACATCCTGGCTGCCGCCGAGCTCTCGCACCAGACCAACACCCTGCCGGAAGTCTGCGGCCGCGTGTGCCCGCAGGATCGCCTCTGCGAAGGTGCCTGCACCCTCAATGACGGCTTCGGCGCGGTGACCATCGGTTCGGTGGAGAAGTACATCACCGACACCGCCTTCGCCATGGGCTGGCGCCCGGACATGTCCAAGGTCAAGCCGACCGGCAAGCGTGTCGCGGTGATCGGCGCCGGCCCGGCCGGCCTCGGTTGCGCCGACGTGCTGGTGCGTAACGGTGTGACCCCGGTGGTGTTCGACAAGAACCCGGAAATCGGTGGCCTGCTGACCTTCGGCATCCCCGAGTTCAAGCTGGAAAAGACCGTGCTCAGCCGCCGCCGTGAAGTCTTCACCGGCATGGGTATCGAGTTCCGCCTGAACACCGAGATCGGCAAGGACGTGACCATGCAGCAGCTGCTGGATGAATACGATGCCGTGTTCATGGGAATGGGTACCTACACCTACATGAAGGGCGGCTTCCCCGGCGAGGACCTGCCGGGTGTCTACGACGCGCTGGACTTCCTCATCGCCAACGTCAACCGCAACCTTGGTTTCGAGAAGTCGCCGGAAGACTTCATCGACATGAAGGGCAAGCGCGTGGTGGTACTGGGCGGTGGCGACACCGCGATGGACTGCAACCGCACCTCGATCCGTCAGGGCGCCAAGGCCGTGACCTGTGCCTATCGCCGTGACGAAGAGAACATGCCGGGCTCGCGCAAGGAAGTGAAGAATGCCAAGGAAGAGGGCGTGAAGTTCCTCTTCAACCGCCAGCCCATCGCCATCGTCGGCGAAGGCAAGGTGGAAGGCATCAAGGTGGTCGAGACCCGTCTCGGCGAGCCGGACGCCCGTGGCCGTCGCAGCCCCGAGCCGATCCCGGGTTCCGAGGAGGTCATCCCGGCCGAGGCCGTGCTGATCGCCTTCGGTTTCCGTCCGAGCCCGGCACCCTGGTTCGAACAGTTCGATATCCAGACCGACAGCCAGGGCCGCGTCGTGGCGCCGGAGAAGAACACCTTCAAGCACCAGACCAGCAACCCGAAGATCTTTGCCGGTGGCGACATGGTGCGTGGTTCCGACCTGGTGGTGACGGCGATCTTCGAGGGTAGGAACGCCGCCGAAGGCATCCTCGACTATCTGGGCGTCTAA